The region AATATAATCGTAAAATTTTTGTGTCTGCTTTGATTCCATGTTTCTTGGCCTGGGTATATCAATATCGATTACTGCGGATACACGCCCGGGATGGGGTGAAAGCACAACTACTCTGTCTGATAAAAAGACGGCTTCTGAAATATTATGGGTTACAAAAACCACAGTCTTTTCTGTCTTTGTCCATATATCAAGAAGGTCTATATGCAGCTTTTCACGGGTAAATTCATCCAGTGCAGAAAAGGGTTCATCCATGAGAAGGATTTCAGGATCGATGGCCAATGCCCTTGCAATACCCACCCTTTGCTGCATGCCTCCGCTTAACTCATAAGGATAATGCTTTCCGAAATTTAAAAGTCCGACTAATTCCAGCATTTTGGTAACCTGTGCCGTACGGTCCGCTTTCTCCATTCCCATAATTTCCATTGGCATGCATACATTTCTTCTGACAGTTCTCCAATCATACAAAACCGGATTCTGAAAAACAATCCCATATTTTTTTTGAAGCCTGACTTCTCTTGGAGTTTGTCCACTAACTGATATTCTTCCCTCCGTGGGTTGCAACAGATCGGCTATAAGTCTTAATAAGGTCGTTTTTCCGCAGCCTGAAGGTCCTAATAGTGAAATAAACTCTCCCTGCCTTATATCCAGATTAACATTTTTAAGTGCTGTTACCGGTTTTCC is a window of Oxobacter pfennigii DNA encoding:
- a CDS encoding ABC transporter ATP-binding protein, which gives rise to MQQKKETEIKIENLSMVYQDKNGGKPVTALKNVNLDIRQGEFISLLGPSGCGKTTLLRLIADLLQPTEGRISVSGQTPREVRLQKKYGIVFQNPVLYDWRTVRRNVCMPMEIMGMEKADRTAQVTKMLELVGLLNFGKHYPYELSGGMQQRVGIARALAIDPEILLMDEPFSALDEFTREKLHIDLLDIWTKTEKTVVFVTHNISEAVFLSDRVVVLSPHPGRVSAVIDIDIPRPRNMESKQTQKFYDYITKIRNSFEGV